One window of Phalacrocorax carbo chromosome 1, bPhaCar2.1, whole genome shotgun sequence genomic DNA carries:
- the C1H3orf52 gene encoding TPA-induced transmembrane protein, whose amino-acid sequence MSCLRACFRDRSPRAEREAMKKQSSAQEHETIELQESNVEESEVDRDKPLNTETRKESDHWKSCGNVVFWKCKLWMVITTIFLVFFLVILISLILYSNVYTDEDDYWDPDALRNSGNCRNFSGTLELMCGLPHLFSEEITKRLTDVYSSSPALGRYFRSAQVVYFSNESSTVFYQLEFSVPPSTEGFMENTMNPDFIRNVLRQNIYDEDDTSNPGTSECNRLKLDPNSLTLT is encoded by the exons ATGAGTTGCCTCCGTGCTTGCTTCAGAGATAGAAGTCCTCGTGCAGAGAGAGAAGctatgaaaaagcaaagctctGCTCAGGAGCATGAGACTATTGAATTACAAGAAAGTAATGTGGAGGAAAGTGAGGTTGACCGTGACAAGCCTCTAAATACGGAAACAAGAAAG GAGAGCGATCACTGGAAATCATGTGGGAATGTAGTCTTCTGGAAGTGTAAACTATGGATGGTTATAACTACAATTTTTCTAGTATTCTTCCTGGTCATTCTCATCAGCCTAATTCTTTATTCTA ATGTTTACACAGATGAGGATGACTATTGGGATCCTGATGCACTGCGAAATAGTGGAAATTGTCGCAATTTCTCAGGAACATTGGAGTTAATGTGTGGCCTCCCACACCTTTTCTCTGAAGAGATTACTAAAAGG TTAACAGATGTCTACAGTTCATCTCCAGCTCTAGGACGCTACTTTAGGTCAGCTCAGGTGGTTTATTTCAG taatgAAAGCTCCACTGTATTTTATCAGCTAGAGTTTTCTGTACCACCATCAACAGAGGGCTTTATGGAAAACACAATGAACCCAGATTTTATAAGGAATGTTTTACGTCAAAATATTTATGATGAAGATGATACTTCTAATCCTGGGACATCTGAATGCAACAGGTTAAAGCTTGACCCAAATTCTCTCACATTAACAT AG